CAACTCGCGCCAGTTCGCGGTTGACGATAAATCCTACGTCTTTGATGTCATGGCTAACTATAATAACGGCACGCTCGCCAGACAAAAAATTTGGCTGAACAAATCGGATTACAAGCCGGTCCAGGTTCAAGTCAGCGATGCAAATGCTTCTGTCATGGTGCAAGTAGACTTTACGAGCTTCGAATTTGGTCCAAGCTTTGATAAAACAACGTTTGAGACCGAAGCAAACATGAAGTCTTCGCCTTCGAGCAGCGGCACCAGCGAGCAGCCGACACTTGCGGATCCGGATCAAACGGATATGAATGGCAGCGCAAACGGCACTTCCGAAGACAGCAAGGATGCCGTAACGCCGGATAAATCCACGGACTCGAAAGACGACAGCAAGGCTGATGGCAAGACGGATGATAAAGCAACAAAAGATGACGACAAAAACGCGGCGGCGGAAGATGAAGAGGATGCTGACGACACGGCAGCCAATCCGCAGGCGGATGCGGCAACCAATCTCCAAGTTATGGTGCCGACAGACCTTCCGGAAGGCGTTGTTATGAAGGATAGCATGGATATCGTATTTGGCGGCTTGCCTGGCGTTGTATCCCGCTATACGGGTACTTACGACTTCTCGCTGATCCAGACTCAGCCTAAAGACATGGCGGCTACGTATTCGGGCGGAAGCTTCCTTGATCTCGGATTTACGATTGGCGAATTGACCGGCGGAGACGATCAGAAGACGCTCACATGGATCGTGGACGGCACTGAGCTTCGTTTGACAAGCAGTACGCTTCCTGAGACGGAAATGATCCGAATTGCCCAATCCGTTCAAGTGGATTCGACTAAATAAAACGCATCAAAAGCAAAGCCGAGGAAAATTTTTTCCAAGACGTGCTATCCGATTAAGGCCGCCATTTCATTGACAGCCCAAGCGACAACGTATAACATTAATCCTATTGATGTTTACAGTTGCTCGGGATTGCTCGGGGCTGCCGAATGAGGAGAAGGTGAACCGACTTGGAATCGTATTACCGCCCGACAAGGGTAGAAATTTCGCTTGATGCGCTGAACCGTAACCTGCATGCGTTCCGCGGCGCTATGCCTGAAGGGCGATTGCTGATGGCTTCGGTCAAAGCGAACG
This region of Paenibacillus sp. JDR-2 genomic DNA includes:
- a CDS encoding LolA family protein; protein product: MRRMTWAAAILLVFSLVLSACGKKDAESVVKELDKVVNNMESYQGTGTMKLHTGQQELTYNVEVSYQKPHYYRIKLTNAEKDITQIVLRNDDGVFVLTPRLNKVFRFQSDWPQNQGQVYLYQTLIQSILTDNSRQFAVDDKSYVFDVMANYNNGTLARQKIWLNKSDYKPVQVQVSDANASVMVQVDFTSFEFGPSFDKTTFETEANMKSSPSSSGTSEQPTLADPDQTDMNGSANGTSEDSKDAVTPDKSTDSKDDSKADGKTDDKATKDDDKNAAAEDEEDADDTAANPQADAATNLQVMVPTDLPEGVVMKDSMDIVFGGLPGVVSRYTGTYDFSLIQTQPKDMAATYSGGSFLDLGFTIGELTGGDDQKTLTWIVDGTELRLTSSTLPETEMIRIAQSVQVDSTK